A region of the Arachis hypogaea cultivar Tifrunner chromosome 15, arahy.Tifrunner.gnm2.J5K5, whole genome shotgun sequence genome:
GGTATTTCTCTTTCTCAGCATAAATACTGCCTTGATTTATTAGATGATTTTGGATTACTTGGTGCTAAACCTGCTGCTGTCCCTATGGATAGTACTGTTAAACTTTACTAAGATGATGGTCCTCTTCTTTTAGATCCCTCTGTTTATCGCCGTCTTGTTGGTCGATTAATTTATTTGATCACTACTCGACCGGATATTATGTATGCCACCCAGCAGCTTAGCCAGTTCACGGCCTCTCCTTCTCAGGCCCATTATAAAGCTGCAAGGCGGGTTCTTCGCTATCTCAAGAATAGTCTAGGCAAAAGGTTTATTTTTCTAGAGACTCTACTTTTCAGATTTGTGAATTTAGTGATTCCGATTGGGCCGGATGCCCCGATACCTGCCGTTTCTCAACTAGCTACTACTTCTTTTTGGGGATTGTTTAGTGTCTGAAAAAAGTAAGAAGCAGACCACTGTTGCTCGTTCCTCTACGAAAGCTGAGTATCGTGCTTTGTCTAATACAACTTGTGAGCTTTTATGGATATTAAACCTATTGCAATTCTTTCACATTATTTGTGAAAGACCTCCAGTTCTGTTTTGCGATAACCAAAGTACATTACATATCGCTGCCAACCCGATTTTTTATGAGAAGACTAAACATATGGAAGTTGATTGCACTTTCGAGTTGGGATCATGAAATTACTTCCCATTCTTTCCTCACGGCGGCagatatttttatcaaacctttgACTACTCAATCATTTCATGCTAATTTTTTTAAGCTGAATATACCATCCTTCTTTGTAGGCATATTGAATCAACCGCCTTCAGAAGTCTACGAAAaagtttaaaattcaaaactctaTTAGTTTATtagtatagtttaaaatttaaatttctgttagtttattttgtatttatgtatATACATAATTAATTATTCTTTTCTGTTTTCAATTGAATGAAAAATACACAAGTTCTTTTTATGTACTTTATCAATTTTATTACTTATTctctcaattttattatttatgcaTAAATGATAATTTTAAACCACAAATTCATACAGGAAAACAAACACGCatatattcatttttattttatagtaatCTCGTAATAttgtatttagtttattttatttgtgtaaAATATTCTTAGAAATAATGTTTTGTAAAATATCTTCTTTAATCATCGTATTGCCTTGTTCCTTTCAATTCATGAACCACCATGATGCACTCCCCGTATTGGTTCTAGCGGTCAGGGGACCACACAAATAGGAATGTGGTTAATATTTCTATTCAATGAAATATCTCCCCTGCTCATTAAAATCTGCCACTTTTCGGCATTATTACGGTGAATTCTATACGTCTATAATTtgctatttattttttgtttaatttattttttataataaattttaaatatttaaaaattatttatttttatgttttttaaattgaatattaatttttaatttttaataaattaaatagcatTTTTTAGATATCATAAaagtttttattattaataaattaaaaaaaatattttatatcaatgttgatacttaaattttattttatttcaattatttattttaattagtcaatgttaattaaattttttattttattattttttatttttctttttgctcttacatttttttaatacaaatataattatttatatattgttatattagtttaactttttataatttaaaaatctaaattttaatttttgttgattttaaaagaaaaaaaattaatataagataaataaaaaaaaatcacgcaATTGCGCCTTCTCGTCATCATCATGCATCACCCCTCCACTATGTCTATAGCTATTGCTGCCATTCCCACACAAACCGCAACAATCTCCAGAAGCTTATGCAAATGAAGATTTGTTTTATATAATATGTTATTCCAATTTAAACTAGATTCTGCATTTTAACGAAGAATAACATTTAGACTAATTACATAATCATTTTGTATTACAAATTATTACAATTTTGGCTAAtgaattttaaaagatataaatgaCAAAATAAGCTAAGCATCAGTTTGGAttgacttttgaaaaaaatatttattttttttattttttaaaaaaatattttttaatagacaaaaattattttatatttgaataaatttttaaaaaaaaattttcaagtattAAAAAcgtcttttatttttacttttttaaaaaaacaagATATTGTtagcttttaaaaaaataaataatttattttcttaataaaagtactttttttaaagatttatccaaataagttttaaattgaataaaaatattttattttaaagccaaaaaaattaatctaaactAACACTaaattgtgtttgataaaataaatcaaacatacaTAAGTATACAAGTAAATTAGTTAaatatttgattcaaattttcaaatagaaTATATCTTAAAAGgtcattttgtaatttatattttcagGATTATTTTGTCAATCATAATTTTCCAGGGATTAAAATGATTATTGACTTCAATGTTATAACTTACATAATTAACTAaacttcaattttattattaaaaaatacaaattctgtcttattttattagtatatatatgtatgactaataagataaatttattattattaatacaaCTAGTCATTAGGGACGACAATGATTCTTAAACTCTATAAGTATAAAcaccaaaattttaataattatcacTCATCTTGTAGATGatgaattatattaataataaccaCTCTTTTTTAGTGTTTCAATTTTAAGTGAAAAAAATATTAGTCCCCTCCCTaatatttgtgtttaaaaaaaaattatggtagaaaaaaaaagtaaaaagtaaaaattttgccATAGTCTTTATAATTGTATCACGAGAAAAAGGTAGTATAAcaaatgaatactaaataaattgaaattttctGAGATATGTGACTCTTGATTTAATAAAACGGCTAATTAATCATACTAATATAGAGAAGACTTTGTTGTTGCCTATATGGGCACGTGCTTCATAGCTACACAGAATCTAAAAACCTTGCCATGTTGTTATTATTATGTGACTCTAGAAACAGAAAAAAGAAACCAAAAAAAGCAACATAGTTTGAGACTTGTGAGAGTGGGATAGAAGCAGAAAGTAAGGTATGGGGAATAAGAAGATAGCGCCATTTGTGGGAATGGTAATGGCTATGGTGTTGCAAAGTGGTAGCATGGTTGTTATCAAAGCAGCCATGAATGATGACTTCAACAAATATGTCTTGATTGTCTATTCTTTGGCACTCTCAACACtacttcttctcccctttctcttCCTTCTACCCAGGTaagtttctcttctttttatcatgCTTTTCTTTCGATTTTGCTTTTCAAACAAAAGTatataataacaaattaaagaaaaagattatGATTATATTTTCTGTTCACAAGAGTAagaattttaagaatatttttcaaaaatataatgcTCTACAATAgtactttatattttattatgtcGTTAGATCTATGTCGCTGAATTTACACAAAACAAGTAAGTTCTGCTGATATTGTTGCTGCTACAATTCAGTGAAGAAAGCATAACAACTAACACAATTTTTAGCCTTTTCTTTTTTGGGCTTCTTATATttaatttgtcatttttttttctttaccagGTCAGAGCGTCCTCCTCTGAGTTTCTCTACACTTTGCAgcctatttttgctttctttgtgTGGGTTGGTATACTATTACTACATTAACAATTTTGCTTAATTAATCTAAGCTTGCAACTAATAAAAGTACCATATTCAAGTATAATGTATGCATATTTTGTGAAATCATAATCATATATGCCAAGGCCTGTActgaaattcataaatattgaACATATATTGCAGAAGTTCAGGACAAATATTTGCATATGTGGGCATAGATCTCAGCTCACCAACTCTTGCCTCTGCCATGCTGAACCTCATTCCAGCTTTAACTTTTGTACTTGCACTTTTATTCAGGTTCTTCTTTATTTCATAGAAGAATGTGATATTCTCACTTTTAAAattgatagttttttttttttttgtgaattttttaaaattattttatattttttatgataatagaaatttttttgttataaataataaaaggtaACACATCAATTAAGGAAATAATAACATTTCTCTCCCTGAATTTATAGTTCTTTTTCTCTAATCTATGctataaataacaataatatcAGGACAAGTTACGTATATAAAatgtttgaaaattaaatttattagattacaactttttaatattgtataCGTTTTTGTAACTTTTTCATATTTATAGAAACTGAGTAGTTTCAAAATTAAAGGTAAACCGCTATAGGATGTAGCGATTTACATGAATTTGTGTGCTCAACTACAAATGAGGAAACCGCGATTAGCTATAGCAATTTCTGAAAACTTGTGGTATTGCACTCTTGCAGCGTGATGGTGAATTTTATTTGAGGTTCTAGTTAAATGAGGATTTTTTCTCTGCGCAGAAACCGGATTACTTCAACTCAACTAGAATGGTCATGGTTTTTGAAGGAATTCTTAGTTGAAAGCTCTTCTATGCGATTTTTCCATTCATAAAAATAGCATTTGTTCTGATAAATCAAGCTATCATTGAGATGATGGAAGGTGAAAAATGATTCATATAATTGATCTTAATGCTATTGAACTTGCTCAGTGGATTGCACTCCTCCAAGCTATGAGTGCACGTTCTAAAGGTCTACCTCATTTGAGATTTGCTGGTATTTATCAAAAGAAAGAGATTCTAAGCCAAATAGCTCATAGATTGATCGAAGAAACAGATAAATTGGATATTTCATTCCAGTTTAACCCTGTATTCAGCAAATTAGAGAGTTAGATTTTGAAAAACTTCGTATAAAAACTAAGGAGGCACTATCTATAACTTCCATGCTCCAATTACATTAGCTTTTGGCATGGGACGACGAATCTGCGTAGAAAAAAAATCTTCATTTAGCTAGAATTTCAAATGCAATTCACCATCACCCTGAGCGTCACAAGTTTTCAAAAACTGCTATAGCCAATCGCAGTTTCTTTAAAAACTGTTACACCCTGTAGTAGTTTGTATCTAGCACGCAAACCTATAAATATCCTGTAGCGGTTTACCTTCAATTTTAAAATCACTATATCCTGTagtgatttttataaatatgaaaaagtTACAAAAACATCTGCAGTATTAAAAGGTTAATctgataaatttaattttcaaacatTTTATATACGTAATTTATCCATAATATCATTTTAATCATACAACATTGAATGAAGCTAAGTATGTATCATTTCAGATTTTCAGTAATAAAGGGAAAATGTCAATTCAATTCACTACATCAACTTTAATTTGGGGTACGTTTTGTAATCTAAACTTTCAAAAtcatatttgatattttaaattaaaatgatcAAATGGTTCAAGACAACTTCTTATAACATTTCTTTCAAAATTATATTACAAGGTAATTTTGTCGATATAACAAATCTTATGAGTtggtttattttaagaaaatacaaaaaacaaaaataaacttttctttttcattattcgaAAATTTTAGATGTAAAATTGTACTgcactaaaattaaaatattagaatGTAAAGTACACATAAACCTCCAAGTTTATGGGGTTAATTAATTGCATGTTCCCCATAATAAAGTCATAGACCAACCATTTGCATCCACTTCTTTTGTTTAAAAGTGATCTCAATGACATACAACCCAGAAAGTTAGCTAAACATTTATTTGCATGTTATTGTTGGTTCGTTTAAAGAGTATTGAATAATGAAAGTCTCCCACTCTGCCCTTTTCAAAtgcatttattaaaaaaaaattaaaatttttactaatagTAATTTTAACATGTTACATATTAACTAAGCCTTTTTATTAATCACTAATCCTAatactaaaaatagaaaatatattaaaaaaattatataaataacgtATAtagtatttttgtgatttgataaCTTTGTGAAATCTTGTGAATGTAGTAGATAAGCTAGCATTGTCTCAATTGAATTTCGACTTACTAGGATGGAAAAAGTTGAATGGGGACATTTCAGCACCCAAGCTAAAGTCTTGGGAACAGTGGTATCAACTGGTGGAGCATTTGTTGTGATATTATATAAGGGCCCACCAATCTTCAAGGCACCCATCTCCTCGGTCTCTTCAATCCCGTTATCATTTTCACCTCATTTTAACTGGATCTTGGGAGGCTTTTTCTGTGTTGCTGATTCTTTGGTAGCTTCAGTCTGGTATATATATCAGGTTAGCCACTCCTTTCGATCTATCTGCCCCTTATTTATTTAGGaggagaaatatttttttttaattaacattagttaatatTTGACTAATATCTTGTTTTTACACTATTAGAATttaaaagttaatatttaaaattttaatcaaatattaataaaaataataaattttattaattatataatattactcttttttaatattttatccgtTAAATTATACTAATTTCTCTAGAAGTAAAACAATATTTTGTAGGAAATTTTATAATTTGCAAATTGTGAtactaatttcttttaaaattatataatatttcaaTTGATTCTCATACATTTTTAAACATTTAAGTATTAACTAATTATCTTATGAAAAACAATGTGTCAATTAGATTTTTCACAATAAAAAGTTATGGACATTTATATCCTTCTATTAATTTATCATGTAAAATTTAACGGTAATATTTATGTGTACTGTTAATTATAATGAAATATTTATTTATAGAAGATCgtcttgaaaataataatttttagagcaaaaatttatttatttttttaaatttttttctagtaaaTAAAAAACAGTTGATAATGGTATATATaaaaactcaaaagataacaataTTTTGCGGTTTAAAATGATATCATTCTCATGCTTATGTGGCACTGACAGGATACATTATTGTAGATAACGGAGTAGAGTAGTAATTCCTTTTTGTTTCACACTATCTATAAATGAAAGAACATAACATGTTCGATCATAAAAGATCTAATTGATTGTTTTTCTAAAACTAATTAGTATAAAGTCAAAATTCTTGTGAACTTTATTATCActctattttaaatattttaccaTGTAACAttgtctttttaaaaaatttagatgaTATTAAGACTGAAATTAAGGCTTAGTCTTAATATTATTTAACCTCTTATTCATAAAGTGAAAGTAATTTAtccttatttattaatttttcttaaaatcttcAAAGATCGGGTCTAATACTTGATTTTACAATTGGCTGATACATATTTTCAGGCATCAGTAATAAGGAATTACCCTGCAGTAATGGTGACAGTGTTCTTCCAACTCTTATTTTCAACCATTCAGTGCTCAATATTTGCATTAATTGCAGTAAGAGATCAAAGTGCATGGCAGCTGAACCTAGACACCGGGTTGATTGCAATCTTTTACCAGGTTTTCATCATATTTTATTTAGAATTTCAATCTTGTCTTTACACTTTGCAGTACATCAATACTTTGGTATATTTGTTGTTACCTGACATATGAGTTGAGAGACTAACAAACTAACCATTTAGTTACTATATAGCCGAATTAGTTAGCTAGTGGAGATATTTATCACAAAGTGGTTAGAATAGAGCACTATCAGCTACTATGCGTGTGTATGATAATATAGTGTGTGCATGAACCTAACAAATGAGTTGAACTTAACTCATTGTATCTATACTTGTATATAAGGCTTGTTATGCCTCATAGTTAGTTGAGTTTTTCCATTCTCTGATTCAAGTCACATTTCCATCTTTCTCTTCTCTGTTTTTCTCTGAACCTGCACATTCTCTTGCTACTCTCACTACACCTTCAATATGGTGTGGTGAGCGTGGACCCAAAGAGGGTAGCATGTGCAAGAAGCAAAGAATTGAGGAAGAAAAAACTTGATCTTTGTGCCTCAATCATCAATTCGAAGAGCACAGAACTCCAATTTCACAAATCAGTGAAATTATGGGAGAGATGGTGGAACCATTCGCTGCGAACTCGGGTTCGTCACATTCTGCGGTAGAGTTACAAAGAATTATTGAAGTTCTGAATCAAATCGCGTCAATTCAAGCCTAACTAACTCGGAACAACGccaattcgagtcaagattcaaCCAACCCTTACTTTCTTCATCCTTCTGAGAGCGCTGATACTCCTCTTATCCTTGTTATTTTGGATGGCAAGAACTATGGCTCTTGGAGTAAATCGATGTTATTAGCATtgaaatctaaaaataaattgaaattcataGATGGTAGTTTACCAAAGCCTGATGAAAATGATAGTGTGTTCGAATCTTGGAAAAGATGCAATACTTACATCGTAGCCTGGATAAACCTCTCGTTAAGCCCTAGCATTTCGCAATCAGTAATATGGATTAACATTGCTAGCGATCTATGGAATGACCTAAAACACAAGTATTATCATGGTGATAGATTTCGGGTGGCAGAATTACACGAGGAGTTTTATGCAGTTAGATAAGGAGACATGGATGTCACAACCTATTTCACTAAATTGAGAAATCAATTTGGGAAGACATAGAGAATTTCAGGATGATTCCTTCATGTGAATGTGGAAAGGATTGCAGGTGTGGTTTAGGTATTGTGAGAAGATACAAATCTGAGGATCAAGTTACCCGTTTCTTGAGGGGTTTGAACGACCAGTACTCGGCTGTAAGGTCCCAAATTATGCTCATGGATCCCCTCCTCGATATCCACACAGATCTTTCAATGCTCTCTCAGCAGGAAAGACAACAACATAGCTTGGAACCTATCTCAACTAATAGACTCGTGGTATACTCTGCAACTTCCTCAAACACTATGGACTTCAGTCAGAATAAAGGGAGAGGAAGAGGTAGAGGAGGTAGGCAACAAGCTGGAGGGAGAGGTGGTCGAGGAAGACAACAAGAAAGAATGCAGTATTTACACTGTGGAAAATTGGGACACACCATAGAGACATGCTATAAAAAGCATGGCCTTCCACCACACTTGAGGCAAAGGAATGGTGGAGAAGCTGCTATAAACATAATGGCCACAACAAATACTGAGGTTGCAAATGAAAAACTAAGCATGCAGTTGCGAGATTCTGAGACTTCCAATTCTGGATTTACTGCAGAACAGAAAGAAACTTTATTGGCATTGCTTCACATGCATGAACTAAGGAACATTCATAGTACCAGTCAAATTGTGACTTCACAGCAGTCACCACCTCATCAAGGTAATTTGGTGCATGTTTTGCATTTCAAAACAGGTGTTAAAGCCCTAAACATTTCAAAACAAAAGTGCAAATCCTGAGTAATTGATACAGGTACTACAGATCACGTATCATATGCCTTAGATGATTTTCAAAGCTATCAACAAATAGATCCAATTATTGTGAAACTACCAAATGGTTCTTACACTACAAGCAGTATAATTGGAACTATTGTATTTTCTGAAAAATTGTATTTGAAAAATGCATTATACATTCCTTTATTAAATTTCAAGCTAATTTCAGTATCCAGGCTTACAGCCACACTACATTGCACTATGAACTTTTCTGAAAAATTGTGTGAGATACAGGACTGCAGCTCTTTGAGGATGATTGGCAAAGCTGAGGTTGTTGGAGGCCTCTACACACTCAATAAGGAACATTCATTGCATACAAATTCTACACCATACATCATGAGCATTCAAGGCACTCAGGATATAAGTCTTTGGCATTGTAGGTTAGGACATCCATCATTAAATAGCTtgaaatcaatataaaaaatttatcatttCACTACTTGTAATAACACTGAGATGTTACCCTGCAATGCTTGCCACTTGGCAAAGCAAAGAAAGCTACCATTTGCAGCAAGTAATAAGATTGCATCATATTGCCTAGAACTCATTCATGTAGATATATGGGGACCTTTGTCTATTTTGTCCACAGGGGGTCAcaggtatttttttaataatagcaGATGACAAGTCTAGGTACACTTGGTTGTATTTCATGAAAGCTAAATCAAAAGCCACAAATTTGTTAAAATCTTTTGTCAACTTCGCTAAAACACAATTCAATCAAACTGTAAAAAATGTGAGAATTGACCATGGACCTGAATTTTTAATTCCAAATTACTATGCATCCAGTGGCATAATTCATCAAAGAACATGTGTTGAGACCCCTCAACAAAATGATATTGTTGAGAGGAAACACCAACATGTTCTTGCTGTAACTAGGGCCCTCTTATTTCACTCAAACATTCCTAAGTGCTACTGAAATTATGCCACTGCACATGCAATTCACTTGATAAATAGGCTGCCATCTATTTCTTAAAAAATCAGTCACTCTATCAGATTTTGCACTATTCCTTGCCCCCTATATCACAGTTGAGAGTCTTTGGGTCTTTAGCATATGCTAACACCATTACGGCAGGAAGAAAAAAACTTGACCCAAGGGCAAGGAAGTGCACCTTTTTGGGATTTAGGGAAGGCATTAAAGGTTTTGTTCTGTTAGATCTTCACTCAAATGAAATTTTTGTGTCCAGAGATGTAAAGTTTTATGAAACTATTTTTCCTTTCACCAAAATGGTTGATACACATTCACATCCTATATCATCACGGATTCATTCCATGCCTGACCCTTTCACATATGATACATATTCATACACTTTACCTCAAGTCCAGCATCCACACACACACGAATATCTGCCTAAATAGCAGATTTCTGCACCCACTCCACTAACATAGAGCACCACACACATCATTGATCCATGCATCAGTAGTGATTTAAACAGAGACACAACTGAACATACATCTATAGATCCTCTTCATACCTTTGACTCTCAACATCTTATTCCTTTAAGAAGGTCCACAAGAGAGCATAACAAAACTGCATATCTCAAAGACTTCCAATGTATGAATGTCTCCACAGCCTCCCCCCCCAAGCAAATATCCCCTCACACACTTCTTATGTTATAATGCACTTTCAGCATCACATAGAGTCTTCTCCCTAGCCATCTCCACTGAGAAGAACCAAGGTCTTATGAGGATGTCGTAGCTCATGCTTGTTGGAGGAATGCCATCAAAGATAAACTCGATGCACTACAGTAACTACAGACTTGGAAAATTCAAGCTCTCCCTCCTGGCAAGAAAGCCATCGGCTGCAAATGGGTGTTTAAGCTCAAACACAACCCCGATGGGAGCATTGAAAGACATAAGGCGCGACTAGTCACGAAAGGCTTTACCCAAGTACCTGACATTGACTACCTCAATACTTTTAGTCCTATTTTAAAGCTCAGTACACTTCACGTCGTACTTGCATTGGCTGCTGTCAAAGGTTGGTTTCTTAAGCAGATTGACGTCAACATGGCTTTCCTTCATGGTGAGTTGGAGGAAGAGGTCTATATGCGCATCCCCCGGGTTGAATGCCCCGCCCAATCATGTTTGCAAGCTGCGGAAGTCCCTTTACGGCCTGAAACAGGCAAGCCGACAGTGGAACAATATGTTGAAATCTGTTCTATTAGAGAGTGGGTACAGCCAATCGAAGTCTGATCACAGCTTGTTTACCAAAGACCAAAGCAGTGGCTTCACTGCACTACTGGTTTACGTAGATGATGTGGTGTTGGCAGGGAATGACATGAGTGAAATCAATTCCGTTAAGGCATTATTGCATGAAAAATTTCGTATCAAGGACATTGGTGATTTAAAGTTCTTCCTAGGAATGGAAGTTGCTCGAAGCAGGGAAGGCATTGCTTTATACCAACGGAAATATGCCTTGGATTTATTACGAGACTCTGGAATGGAGGAGTTCAAACCAGCTTCGACCTCAATAGATTATGGCACTCAGTTGACAAAAGCTGAAGGGGAATTACTACCTGACAATAGCGCGTATAGGAAGCTAATTGGCAAACTCCTTTACCTGGCTAACACAAGGCCAGAAATCAGTTTCGCAATTGGCAAGCTCAGCCAATTTCTTGAGAAACCAACCACTTTGCACCTCAAGGCAGCATATAGAATTTTGAGATACATCAAGATGGCACCTGCAACTGGGTTGTTCTAACCGTCCAAGTCTGACCTGCTAGTGTCAGGATTTAATGACTCTGATTGGGCGGCATGCCTTGATTCACGAAGATCTATATCTGCCTACTGTTTTTACATTGGGAATTCAATTGTTTCAtggaaaagcaagaaacaaaCGACTGTGGCATCATCTTCTGCTGAAGCAGAATATCGAACGTTGGCCTCAGCTACTAGAGAAGCAATTTGGTTAAAGAAAGTCCTAAGTGACTTGGGTTTTGAGCTGGAGAAACCTAGAAGTCTATACTGTGATAGCCAAGTAGCCATCCACATTGCTCACAATCCAGTTTTTCACGAACGAACGAAACATATTGAGGTTGATTGCCATGTGGTAAGAGACAAGGTGACGGAAAAACTCATCCACCTACTTCCTATCTCGACTCATGAACAAATAGCAGACCTATTGACCAAGCCACTTGCATCGAAAACCTTCTCCACTTTCTACGGCAAGTTAGGACTACTAGACATTTTTACTCCTAACTTGAGGGAATGTGTTACCTGACATATGAGTTGAGAGACTAATAAACTAACCATGTAGTTACTAAATAGCTGAATTAGTTAGCTAGTGGAGATATTTATCACAAAGTAGTTAGAGTAGAGCACTATCAACTGCTATGCGTGCGTATGATAATATAGTGTGTGCGTGAACCGAACAAATGTGTTGAACTTAATTCATTGTATCTATGCTTGTATATAAGGCTTGTTATGCCTCACAGTTATGAGTTTTATCATTCTCTAATTCAAGTTACATTTCCATCTTTCTCTTCTCTGTTTTTCTTTAAACCTGCATATTCTCTTGCTACTCTCACTATACCTTCAATATTTGTCATTTGaatatacacaaaaaaattaactattaaatcagttattaatataaaatatatattaaaatataaaatatacgttGATAATGAATTAAACAATATGTGTTTATAcctacatatataataattaatttaataactgtTTTTTTTATGCATTCaggtagtatttttttatttaccatcTATCTAGATATCTTATTctaatgtttattattattatttattacacAATAAAAAAGGCAATAGCTGCAACAACATTACGGTACCTGTTATGCACTTGGAGCGTCCAAAAAGCTGGACCATTTTTTTGTTCTATGTTCAAACCTATTTCAATCATCTTCACTGTTATCATGGGTGCTCTGTTCCTTGGAGATGACTTTTACCTTGGAAGGTAactataattcaaaaatttaaaactaattccCTCTTTAAACACAAATTTAACTACCTAGCTAGTAAGAGACAAATTTGCCTATATGTTTAAATTATGCTTTGAATTTAATTATGGAGtaacattttattaaaaatacgaaTAATAGATCATTTTAATCTATAATAGTGATAGTCTAGTTACATATTTTATAAGGCTGTTACTTAAACATTCTCTATTAACTTATTATTATATAGTCAAGTGTGTTGCACTTCTTATTATATTGACAAATTTTGACCAtatatttattactttttataCAGATTATTTAGATTTATGAGGacaatttcttattttaattgaTCAAATAttctataatataaatattatgataataaaaatttatataatatcac
Encoded here:
- the LOC112750050 gene encoding WAT1-related protein At3g28100 isoform X1 translates to MGNKKIAPFVGMVMAMVLQSGSMVVIKAAMNDDFNKYVLIVYSLALSTLLLLPFLFLLPRSERPPLSFSTLCSLFLLSLCGSSGQIFAYVGIDLSSPTLASAMLNLIPALTFVLALLFRMEKVEWGHFSTQAKVLGTVVSTGGAFVVILYKGPPIFKAPISSVSSIPLSFSPHFNWILGGFFCVADSLVASVWYIYQASVIRNYPAVMVTVFFQLLFSTIQCSIFALIAVRDQSAWQLNLDTGLIAIFYQAIAATTLRYLLCTWSVQKAGPFFCSMFKPISIIFTVIMGALFLGDDFYLGSLIGAVIIVVGFYGVMWGKATEEKCMIIDEERLQSTCQNAPLLHDKHLTI
- the LOC112750050 gene encoding WAT1-related protein At3g28050 isoform X2 encodes the protein MGNKKIAPFVGMVMAMVLQSGSMVVIKAAMNDDFNKYVLIVYSLALSTLLLLPFLFLLPRSSGQIFAYVGIDLSSPTLASAMLNLIPALTFVLALLFRMEKVEWGHFSTQAKVLGTVVSTGGAFVVILYKGPPIFKAPISSVSSIPLSFSPHFNWILGGFFCVADSLVASVWYIYQASVIRNYPAVMVTVFFQLLFSTIQCSIFALIAVRDQSAWQLNLDTGLIAIFYQAIAATTLRYLLCTWSVQKAGPFFCSMFKPISIIFTVIMGALFLGDDFYLGSLIGAVIIVVGFYGVMWGKATEEKCMIIDEERLQSTCQNAPLLHDKHLTI